GCTTCCAACCCGATGGCCGCCCGATCGCGTATCACTCTCCGGATGGCACACGGATGCCGGAAGAAGCGGCGGCCGCCTTCGCCGCCGACGTCCGCACCGTGGACCAGCGCCTTCTGGAGGTTATCGCCCGATCGGGGCCCGGGGACTCGTACCGCGACGTGACCGAACGCGCCATCGCCGATCAGGGGTGGGATTCCGAGCGCGCCCTCCGAGTGAGGGAATTCGTCGAGCATCGCACGGAGGAGCAGTACGGAGCGTGGATCGAAGACCTCGCCGCCCACGGCCTGGACGACGATCAGGTCGAGGGCGATGAGGTGGTGTTCCCCGACGGATACGACCGCCTCCCCGCTCACCTCGCCGAAGGTCTCGACGTGCGCCTCGGTCACGTCGTGACCCGAGTCGCCTGGCACGCGTCGGGCGTCGACGTGACGAGCGACCGGGGCACGGTGACGGCCGCGGCGGCGGTGGTCACCGTCCCCGTGGGGGTGCTGCAGTCCGCGTCGTTCACCTTCGACCCGCCCCTTCCGCCCGCCGTCGCGGAGCCACTGGCGCGGCTGCGGATGAACGCCTTCGAGAAGGTGTTCCTGCGTTTTCCGACACGGTTCTGGGGCGACGGTGTCTACGCCGTGAGACAGCAGGGACCCGAGGGACGGCGCTGGCACTCGTGGTACGACCTCACGCCGCTGCACGATGAACCGACGCTCCTGACGTTCGCCGCCGGGCCCGCGGCGAGGGAGATCCGCGCCTGGAGTCACGATGAGATCGTCGCATCGGTCATGGAGCAGCTTCGGAGACTCTTCCCCGGAGCGCCCGACCCGGTGGACGTGGAGATCACCGACTGGCAGGGCGACCCCTTCAGCCACGGGTCCTACGCGTACATGACGGTGGGGTCTGTCACGAGCGACCACGACGACCTCGCCGCGCCCGTCGGCGGCGTGCTCCACCTCGCAGGCGAGGCGACGTGGACGGATGATCCCGCCACTGTCACCGCGGCGATGTGCTCCGGGCATCGTGCGGCTGAGCGCGTCCTCGGACGGCACGTCGCGATGGAGAGCGTCTGGAACACCGCGTTCTGACGACGGCCGGCGGCGTGATCACGCCGGCTGGGCGAACCGGGGAAGATCCAGAATTCCGCGTCGCGCCTCCTGCACCGCCGCGCACACGGCCCCGAGCGAGACGATGTCGGCTCCGAGCTCAGAGGCGACGATCCGCGGGGCGGGGAGGTGGAGTGTGTCGGCCACTGACCTTCGGGCCGCCTCAATGAGCGGCGCCGCCCCGTCGGCGACGGCGCCCGAGACGATCAGCAGCCGGGTGTCGAACAGACTCCCGAAGACACCGGCGATCACGGCGAGCGATCCGCCGATCTCGTCGGTGATCCGGCGGGCGCCGGCGTCGCCCTGGGCCGCCGCGGCGAAGACGTCCTTGCCCTCGATGTCGGCAGGCGCCATCCGGCGCAGGATGCTCGAGGTCGGGAGCGCGCCCGTCGCCATCGCCGTGCGGGCGAGCTCGACTGCCCGGTGACCGAACCCCCACGCGCTGTCGACGCCCCGGACATGATCGAAGGCGACCATCTCGCCGGCGCCGCCGTGCGCGCCCGTGAGCAGACGCCCGTCCACCCAGACACCGGCACCCAGACGCTCTCCGGCGAGGAGGACCACGAAATCGTTGCACCCGCGTGCAGCGCCCAGCGTGCGCTCGGCGACCGAGGCCAGAGACGCGTCGTTCGCGACCTTCACGATGGGCACCCATTCTCCGAACATCCGCGCGAACCCCGGGTTCATCCGCGTCCAGAATTCCGCCCGGTCGGTCGGAGATTCGCCGTGCGCGTCGACGGGCGCCGGGAGACCCACGCCCATCGCCGCGACCTCCGATCGGCCGACTCCGGCGATCTCGAGCGCGCGGTCCACAGCGCGCACTGCTGCGCGTCGCCTGATCTCGGGCGCATCGTCATCGGCATCCACGACGAGGTGTTCGACCGCTCGGGTGTTCCCCCGGAGATCCGACACCGTCGCGGTGAGATGGCCCCGGCCCGCGTCGAGGCCCACGACGAAGGCGGCATCCTGACGGAATGCGAACCGACGTGCGGGACGACCCTTGCGGTAATCGCCGACGGCGCGGGCGTTGGGGAGTTCGACGATCAGTCCGCGGGCGACGAGCTCGTCGACGACATCGATCGCCGTCGACCGCGTCACCGCGACGCTCTCCATCACGTCTGTCGCGGTGAAGACCTCCGCGTCCCAGGCGTACCCGATCACGCCCAGAAGGCTCGCTCGCCGCGGCGAGAGGGGGACGATACCCGGGTATGACAAGGGGTTGACCTTTCTCGTGTTCCTTTGCATTCTGGATGCCAGGAACTTGATTCGCGGCATAAATTTAATGCGGCGAGCAAGTGAGTGACAACTCTGACGAAGGACGATGACGTGCCTCCTGGAACCCCTGCCCGTCGCGCTGCCGCGACGATCTCCCTCCTCGCCCTCGCCGGCGCCCTCCTCGCGGGGTGCTCCGCCGACGGCCGCGAGACCATCCGCTTCACCTTCAGCAAGAGGGAAGCCCTGGACTTCATGAACCAGCTCGTGTCGGACTACAACTCCTCCCAGGACCGTGTCCGGGTGGAGATGGACACGTCGGGCGTCGACGTGGTGTCCGCCAGCTTCGTCCGCGGCAATCCCCCCGACATCATGCTGGCCAACTACAACTACGAGGTGGCCCGCTTCGTCGACCGGTGCGCGCTCTCGGACCTCTCCGACACGCAGGCGGCATCGACGGTGCGCGACGACCTCGACGTGCTGATGGCGCAGTACGGCTCGTGCGAAGGCCGGACCAGCGCCCTCCCCTACTCGGTGATGGCGTCGTCGGTCATCTACAACCGGGCGATCTTCGAAGAGAACGGCCTGGAGGTCCCGCAGACATGGGACGAGCTCATCGCCGTCTGCGACGCGCTCGAAGCGTCGGGCGTGACACCGTTCTACGCCACCTTCAAGGACGACTGGACGGTCGCCCAGGGCTGGTACGACTACGCCATCGGCGGTTCCATCGACGTGGTCGACTTCTTCGACCAGCTCGCGGCGGAGGGTGCCGATGTCGGCGAGGAGTCGGCGGTGTCCTTCCAAGACCAGTTCGCCGAGCCTCTGGACAGAATGGCCGAACTCACGGTCTACACCAATGCCGACGCCGACTCGCGTGCCTACAACGACGGAAACCTCGCGTTCGCGCGCGGTGAGGCGGCGATGTATCTGCAGGGGCCCTGGGCGCTCGCCGAGATCGCCAAGACCGATCCCGACCTGGATCTGGGAACCTTCCCGCTGCCGATGACCGATGACCCTGCTGATCTGAAGGTGCGCGTGAACACCGACCTCGCCGCGATGATCCCCGAGGAGTCGCGCCACCAGGATGCCGCTCGCGACTTCCTGGAGTTCCTCTATCAGCCCGAGAACATCGAGGCCTACAACGAATCCCAGCTCGGATTCGCTCCGACCGAGGGGGCACCCCCGCCGAGCGATCCGCGCGTCGAAGGGATGACGGACTACTACGACGAAGGAAGGTTCTACCAGGGCCCCTCCGTCCTCGTGCCCAAGACCATCCCGGTCTTCAGCTACGCGCAGGCCTTGGCCCTGGGCGCCGACACCGAGTCGACCCTGCGGACGATGGACACCGATTGGGCTCGACTGGCATTCCGCTCGCCTCTTCCCTCGAGCGAGACCGACGCGCAGGGCGAGGAGGCCACGCAATGACCGCCACCGAGACGATCGTCGCAGGATCGGCGGCGACACGCCGTTCCCGGCGGCGAGTGGAACCCATCTACTACCTGTTCCTCCTCCCGAGCCTGGTGCTGTTCACCCTCGCGATCACGGTGCCGGGGATCGTCGGGATCTTCTTCAGCTTCACCGACTCCATCGGCATCGGCTCATGGAACTTCATCGGCCTGACCAACTACATCGCCCTCTTCAGCGACCCCGCCATTCTGCAGAGCTACCTCTTCACCTTCGGGTTCGCCACGGCGACGGTCATCGTCGTCAACATCGTGGCGTTCCTCTTGGCCGTGGGGCTCACATCCCGCATCCGGTTCCGCACCGGGCTCCGGACGATCTTCGTCATCCCGATGGTGATCTCGGGGATCATCATCGCGTACGTCTTCAACTTCCTGTTCTCCAACTCCGTACCCTCTCTCGGTCAGGCCACCGGGATCGGATGGCTGCAGGAGAGCCTGCTCGCCAATCCCGACCTCGCCTGGGTGGCGATCGTGATCGTGACCGCCTGGCAGGCGATCCCCGGCACGCTCCTCATCTACATCGCCGGTCTGCTGTCGGTTCCCGGAGACGTCTACGAGGCCGCGGACATCGACGGGGCCAACAAGCGCCAGCAGCTGTGGCGCATCACCATCCCCCTCGTCGCGGGATACGTCGTCATCAACGTGATCCTCGGATTCAAGAACTTCCTCAACGCCTACGACGTCATCGTCGGCCTCACCAACGGCGGGCCGGGAACAGCGACCCGAAGCATCGCGATGAGCATCATCTTCGGTTTCAACAGCGGCGACTACGCCTACCAGATGGCCAACGCGACCATCTTCTTCATCGTCGCCGTGCTCATCTCCATCCTCCAACTCTCCCTCACGCGCGGAAGGAAGGTCTTCCGATGACCACGCAACCCGCTCTGTCCGCCGAAACCGCCGAGGGCGAGCTCATCGCCGACCGCGAGAACCGGAAGTCCCGTTCCGCCGACGAACGGCCGAGGCCGAAAGCACGAGGCCGCGTCGGCCAGGAACGCGTCAACTGGTCGACGACGGTGATCCTGATCCTCTGCGCCGTGACCGTCCTGCTGCCGCTGTACGTCACCATCTCGATGTCGCTGAAGACGTCCGCGCAGGCCGTCGACGGCAACGCGTTCTCGCTGCCGGCGCCCTTCAGCTTCGACGGCTTCGTCGAGGCGTGGACCCTCACCCGCTTTCCTGTCGGCGCGGCGGTGTCGCTCTTCGTCACCGCCGGCACAGTGATCCTGACGATCATCCTGGCCGCCTTCGCCTCGTACGCGATCGTCCGAAACTGGGATCGACGGCTGTTCCGCTACTCGTTCTTCTATCTGCTCGCGGCGATGTTCATCCCGTTCCCGGTGGTGGCACTTCCCCAGATCCAGCTGACCGGACGCGTCGGCCTGGACAACCCGGTCGGGGTGATCCTGCTTGCCACGATGTTCCAGCTGAGCTTCAGCGTGCTGCTGTTCACCGCCTTCCTGCGCTCGATCCCCTACGAGCTCGAGGAGAGCGCCCGCATCGACGGTGCGAGCACCTGGCAGACGTTCTGGAAGCTCATCTTCCCGCTTCTGGCGCCGATGAGCGCCACGGTCGGCATCTTCGCGTTCCTCTACGCGTGGAACGACTTCATGATGCCGTCGCTGATCATCTCCGACCCGAACCTGCAGACCCTGCCGGTGCGCCAGAACCTCTTCCAGAGCCAGTTCAGCAACAACTACAACGTCGCCTTCGCGTCGTACCTCATGGCCATGGCGCCGGCGATCATCGCCTACCTGTTCACGCAGCGCTGGGTGATGGCGGGCGTCACGCAGGGCGCCGTCAAGGGCTGACCCGCACACCCTCCCGAACCGATCACCTGAAAGGAAACCCGTCCCCGTGACATCCGCCGGCACCTCCGCCCTCCAGACCGCCGACCCGCACGAGATCGAGCTGCCCGAGTGGTGGCGCCAGGCCGTGGTGTACCAGGTCTATCCCCGCAGCTTCGCCGATGCCGACGGCGACGGCATCGGCGATCTGCGCGGCATCCTCTCGCGTGTCGACCACCTGCGCGAGCTCGGCGTCGACGCGATCTGGCTGAGCCCGTTCTACCCGTCGGAACTCGCCGACGGCGGATACGACGTCGCCGACTATCGCGATGTCGACCCGCGCCTGGGAACCCTCGACGACTTCGATCGTCTCGTCGACGCGCTCCACGCTGCAGGCATCCGCATCGTCGTCGACATCGTGCCGAACCACACCTCCGACCAGCATGCCTGGTTCCAGGAGGCCCTTGCCGCCGGGCGCGGTTCGCTGGCACGGGATCGCTACATCTTCCGCGACGGCACGGGGCCTGACGGCTCTGAACCGCCCACCGACTGGGTCTCGGTCTTCGGGGGGCCCGCCTGGGAGCGCGTCGCAGACGGCCAGTGGTACTTCCACAACTTCGCCGTGCAACAGCCCGACCTCAACTGGGACAACCCCGACGTCCGTGCCGATTTCGTACGCACGCTGCGCTTCTGGGCCGACCGGGGCGTCGACGGGTTCCGCATCGACGTCGCGCACATGCTGACGAAGGATCTCACCGAGCCGCTTCCCTCGCGGACGGAGTTGGACGCACTCCCCCGGGACGGCCGGCACCCCCTGATCGACCGCGATGACGTGCATGAGGTCTACGCCGAGTGGCGCGCGGTCTTCGACTCGTACGATCCGCCCCGCACAGCCGTCGCCGAAGCCTGGGTCGACCCGGCACGCATCCCGCTCTACGCTCGCGCGGAGAGCCTCGGTCAGGCGTTCAACTTCGATCTGCTCGAGGCCGACTTCGACGCGGGGCAGTTCCGTCGGATCGTCGGCTCCAACCTGCTGCTGGCGGCGGAGTCGGGCTCGTCGACCACCTGGGTGCTCTCCAATCACGACGTCGTCCGACACGCGACGCGCTACGGCCTCCCCGACGCCGAACGCGGAGGTGACGGCCGACCGGTGCGCAAGCACGGCAACGAGTGGCTGCTCTCCGGCGGCCGCACGCCCGAACTCGACCGGGACCGGGGACTCCGCCGGGCACGCGCGGCGATCCTCTTCGTCCTCGGGCTCCCCGGCTCGGCCTACATCTATCAGGGCGAGGAGCTGGGTCTGCACGAGGTGGCCGAGATCCCCGATTCGCACAGGCAGGACCCCACCTTCTTCCGCAGCCCCGGCGAGGACATCGGCCGGGACGGATGCCGCGTCCCCCTCCCCTGGTCGGCAGACGAGCCGGCCTTCGGGTTCGGCGGCAGGTCTCCGCATCTCCCGCAGCCCGCCTGGTTCGCGCAGTCGGCCGCGTCGGTGCAGACGGATGACCCGGCGTCGACGCTCCGTCTGTACCGCGACGCCCTCGCCGCGCGGCGACGCCTGCAGACAGCCGAGAGCCTGGAGTGGGTCGAAACCGGGCGCGATGATGTGCTCCATTACCGACGACCCAACGGCTGGACCGTGATCACCAATTTCGGCACCGAACCCTTCTCCCTGCCCGAGGACATCGGGCCGGTCCTCTCCTCCGGGCCGGTCGCGCAGGGCCTGCTCCCGGGAGAGACCACGGTCTGGTTCGACGCGCTCTGACGACGCGAGCCGCCGTGGTGGGCTAGGCGTGAGGGGTGGCGGTGTCCCCGCGAACGCCCGGCCGGGGGCGCCGCACCGTGATGCTCTCTCCGGGGACGAGGGTGTGACGTGCGTCGTCGATGAGGATCGTCACCGGCTCGGGCGAGCCGCCGTGCGCTCGCAGTTCCAGCGCTGTGTGGGTCGCGGCAAGCTCGAGCCGATGGCCGCGGTAGCGCAGGCGAGTGGACAGCCGTGAGATCGCGTCGGGCAGCTGCGGATGAAGGATGAGGACGTCGTCACGCACCTGCACGCCGAAATAGCACCGCTGCAGGATGTCCACCGTCGCCGCCATCGCTCCCAGGTGGATGCCCTCGCGGGTGGTCCCGGGGTGGATGTCGCGGATGTCGGCCCCCAGCGCGTCGCGCAGGAGATGCCAGGATGCGTGTCGATCTCCTCGCACCTGCACCCACGCGTGCACGACACGGCTGAGCGAAGACCCATGGGTGGTGCGAGCGAGGTAGTGCGCGATCGTGGCGGGGATCGAGCGGGGGTCGAAGGCGTAGCCGAGGCGATGCAGGATCTCGGTCAACTCCTCGGCGCTCAGTACGTAGAAGAGCATGAGGACATCAGCCTGCTTGGACACCCGGTAGCGATGGGCCGAGTCCCCCTCGGCCTCGAGAAGAAGATCCAGCCGGCTGATATCGCCATACGTGCGGCGATACTCGTCGAGATCGAGGTCGGGGAGCGCTCCATAGCCGTCGAATTGGGCCAGCATCCCGTCGTCGAGGAACGGCACGAACAGGTGACGACTGACCGTGTCCCATCGCTGGAGTTCATGTTCGGTGACGCCCAGATGCTCCCACTGGTCGTCATCGCGTGCGCCGAGCACGGCATGCGCGCGCAGGACGGCGCGCAGCAGCCACGAGGTCATGATCGCCACGTAGGCGTTGTCGTCGATCCCCTCCCCGGGACGGTCGGGATACCCGTCGTGGAATTCGTCGGGTCCCATCATCCGGCGAAGATGAAACCGTCCCGACCGGGGATCCTCCTCGACCCGTGACACCCAGAATCGGGCGATGTCCACCAGCATCTCCGCCCCGTAGGAGGCGAGGAAGTTCCTGTCCCCCGACACCTGGTAGTACTGCCACACGTTGTAGCCGACGGCGAGGGTGACGTGGTGCTGTCGCCAGGAGTGATCAGGCACCCACCGGCCCGAGTGCGGGTTGAAGTTGGCCGGCGCCGTCTCCTCCCTTCCGTCGCTTCCGCTCTGCCAGGGGAAGAGCGCTCCCTCGAAGCCCAGTTCTCGGGCCCGGCGACGCGCCTCGGGAAGTCGTCGGTATCGGTACATGAGCAGAGCGCGCGTGAGCTCCGGCATGCGCAGGTTCAAGACCGGGAAGACGAACAGCTCGTCCCAGAAGACATGTCCCCGGTAGGCCTCACCATGCAGCCCTCGAGCGGGCACACCCACGTCGGCGTCGGCCGTGTGCCTCGACAGAGTCTGGGCGACGTGGAACAGGTGCAGACGGATCTCTCGGCGTGTGGCTTCCTGCTCCCCCGCGTGCGCGGCGTTCAGGGTCACGCGCAGGCGCAGCTGACGCCAGACGTGGCGCCATTCGCCTCGATGCTCCTGGGCGTCGCGCTGCGCGGAAGCCATCGCCTCCACTTCCCGACGGGCGGCGGTCAGCGGTTCGGAGATCGCGTGGTCGCGCGAGGTGAACACCGCGACGGACTTGTCGATCCGGATCACCTGCCCGGCGGTTCCGACCACGTCGATCGCCAGGGCTGCCCCCGCTCGGTCGCTCCTGCCCCACCTCACGGCGTCGACATCGACGGAGGTCCTCGTGGCGAGTGCGACGTCGATCCGGGACTGTCTCGTGCGGACCATGACCCAGGCATCGCTCCCTTCGGTTCCGGTGAGCGGCACCTCGAGGTGCCGGTTCTCCAGGCCGGTGAAAGAGGCGACTCCGTCGTTGGTCACCGCGGCAGAGATCTCCGAATCGATCCGCAGCATGCCACTCCACGCGTGCGGTGTGACACGGGTGACAAGCCGCGCGCGGTGGGGGTGACGCAGCGAGACCCAGCGTTCCTGATGGATCGAGGCGGCGAAACCGTCCGGTCCGCGCACCCTGGCTTCGCGGATGAGGACCCCGCGGCGCATGTCGAGAAGGCGATGGTCGTGCTCCACCGTCGGCGCACGCGTCGCGGCGTCCGGAGAGATGGTCAGCGAAAGCCAATCGGGAAGCCGGACGATGCTCTCATCGACGCGGATGCGCCCGGCGGTGACCGTGGTGGCCCGGTCGAACACGCCGGCGACGTAGGTGCCGGGATAGCACCATGGCTCGAACCGGCGGTCGGGAGCCGCGCCGCGGGTGGCGAGGTAGCCGTTCGCGAGCGTCGTCAGTACCTCGCGCGTCCCCTCGAGCGCCGGATCCACCTCGGGCAGGTCGAGCTCCCACGCACTTCGGCGCCGGCGACACAGCGGACACGGAGCGACAACTCCTTCGTCGGTTCTCTTCGCTCCGGCGGCGGCGTCTTCCGCGGGAGCTGGGCACATGTCCACACCATCCGTCGCCGTGCGATCCGCCGACGGGACGAACGTCCCCTCGCCGGCGACGCAGCCGCCTAGGTTGGGCTCTCAACCGATCAGAACCCAGGAGGCGGACATGTCCCAGGTCGCGAAGATCACCACGCTGAGCTCCCGGTCGGAGCTGAGCTTCGAAGACGCCGTGCGGGGAGGTGTCGAGCGGGCTGCGGCGACGTTGCGTCACGTCAGCGGCGCGTGGGTCAAAGAGCAGACCGTCGAGGTACGCGAAGGATCCATCGTGGCTTTCCAGGTGGTCCTGGAGGTGACGTTCGTCCTCGAGGATTCGGACGACTGATCCACCGGGTCTGCTGGTCCACCTCACACCTTCGCATTCTGGCGGGGCACCACGATCTCGCGGATGATGAGCAGGATCGACGCCATGATCGGAAGGGCGACCAGCACGCCGATCACGCCCATGAGCGTCCCCCCGACGAGCGCACCGATCAGAACGAGCGCCGCGGGAACGGAAATGGCCCGATTCATCACCCTCGGGCTGATGACATACGACTCGAGCTGGATGTAGATCAGATAGGCGATGGCGAAGATGAGCGCCTGGGTCGGGCTGCTGAAGAGGGCGACCGCCGAACCGACGATCCAGAAGATGATGGAGCCGAAGAGCGGGATCAGCGTGAGGACGAAGGCCACCACCGTCATCAGGGCGGCGAAGGGGAGTCCGATGACGACATGCAGGATGAAGACGGCGGCGGCATTGAACGACGACAGGATCACCGAGCCGATCAGAGCGTGACCGACGGAGGATGTGATCCGCTCGGTCATGTCCCTGAGTCGAGGTCTGCTGCGGGCCGGGGCGAGGGAGAAGAAGGCCTCCTTGATGTCATCGAGTGCCGCGAGGAAGTAGAGCGTCAGTGCGACGACGATGAAGGTCGACGTGATCGTCGTCACGATCCCGACGCCGACGGCCCACGCCCCGCCGCCGATGGCACCGATGGTCGCGGGGTCGGAAAGCCAGTCGGCCCATGCGTTCAGCAGTGCCGTCACCGTGGCCTGCGCGTCCTCGCCGAGTTGCGCGAACCACGCCGACGTGGAGATCTCTGAGACCGCTCGCGACGCGCTTCGCACGAGTTGGCCGACTTGACCGACGATCGGCGGAAGCACGAAGACCACGAAAGCAGCCGTCAGGAGGAGGAAGCCGCCGAAGACGATGGCGATCGCGGCGCCGCGGTGGACCCGACGGCGTTCGAAGACGCGCACGATCGGATCCAGTCCCAGCGCCAGGAACATGGCGAGGACGATCGAGACGACGATCGTGGAGATGGAGCCGAGCGCCGCACCGAGAACCAGGGCTCCGAGCACGCCGAGGGTGACGAGGAAGCCGGTCAGGAGGGGCCTGTCGAGCAGGGCTACGGTGCGACGCATGCCGCCGGACCGGCCTCCCCCGGAATCACCGACATGCGCCGCATTGCCTCCCGCGCGATCGCCGCCCATGCCGCCAGGATGGCGCGATGCGCTCGCGGGGGGATCATCCGATGCGGGCGATCTCCCCCACCTCGATGAGCCCCAGATCGGCCGCGCGTTCGATCGCCTCGTCGCGGCCCGTCACCCCGAGTTTCCGATAGATGTGACCGACGTGCGTCTTGACGGTGTTGACCGATACGTAACTGTGGGCGGCGATGTCGGCGAACGTCATGCGTGTCGGCAGGTAGGCGAGAAGCTCTCGCTCTCGATGGGTCAGGTGTTCCACCAGCTGTCCCCGAGCCGGCGCGGCACCGGCCGCGCGCGCCGCATGGACGGCAAGACGACGGAACTCATCGGCGGGGCCGGGCAACGCCTCCAGCAGCCGAGCGACCTCCGGTCCCGCGGCAGCGAACGGGAAGAGCAGCCGTCCGGATGCCGCCAGCGCCAAGGCGGCCTGGAGGTGGCTCCGGGCCTGCGCGGGCTGTCCGGCAAGGGCATGGGCCCAGCCGAGCAGAAGATCTCGCTCGACGGCCACCGCGGGCGACGATTCGCCAGGTGGCTCGAACTGCGCCAGTCTGCGTGCCGCCACGGGCGCGTCACCCGTCGTCAGGAGGCCGGCGATCTCCTCGAAGGCGATGACAGACCACGTCGACGCCGTCCAGGTCGGCCTCGAGGGCATTCCTCGCAGTCGCGCCCGTCGGTGCGCGAGCGCCGTGAGGGCGTGGCGGACGAAGGGCGGAGGCGGTGCGGCCAGAGGGGACGTCGGGAGTGACGACTCTTCCGCCCCGAGCATCACCGATGCCAGATGAGCCAGCCACAGCAGCTGGGTGCGTTGATCGGATGCCGCTCGCACGCGGCCCTCGGCGAGCGCGGCGGCTCCGGTCTCCCCGTCACCGCGACCGAGACTGGCCACCGCACGGGCGAGGAATGCGTCGCCGGCAGCGGGATGGTCCAGCAGTCGGAACTCCTTCGCCAACGAGAGGGCGCTGTCTGCGAGTTCTTCGGCCAACGCCATCCGCTCCGAGAACGCCTCGGTCAGAGCGAGTGAACCCAGCGCGTGCAGCCGAAAAGGGCGATAGGCCGCCCCCTCGCCCTCGAGCGCGAGCCGGAGCTGCTGTCTCGCAGCGTCGAGGTCGCCGAGGAGGAGAAGCGCGCGGCCGTAGGACGCGCGCGCCACCAGGTTGAGAAGCGGTCGGCTGGTGACGCCCAGGAGCGAGGGCGGCTCGATATCCGGGGGCTCCTGCGCCAACGCGCTCAGGGCGTTCTCGGCCGCCTGCGCGAAGAACTCGGGCGGCGGCGCGAGCTGGACGCAGGCGCCCAGGTAGGTCTGGGCGACCAGCCGCTCCCCCGCACTCAGGTTCCCCTCCTCCAGCAGCCCGCGGAACGCATCCATCGCTGCGACGCCGTGCCCGCTCATCCCTCGAGCCATGGCGAGCAGGAGTTCGGCCTGCGGCCGTCGGGCTCGCTC
The Microbacterium sp. SLBN-154 DNA segment above includes these coding regions:
- a CDS encoding glycoside hydrolase family 65 protein, whose product is MCPAPAEDAAAGAKRTDEGVVAPCPLCRRRRSAWELDLPEVDPALEGTREVLTTLANGYLATRGAAPDRRFEPWCYPGTYVAGVFDRATTVTAGRIRVDESIVRLPDWLSLTISPDAATRAPTVEHDHRLLDMRRGVLIREARVRGPDGFAASIHQERWVSLRHPHRARLVTRVTPHAWSGMLRIDSEISAAVTNDGVASFTGLENRHLEVPLTGTEGSDAWVMVRTRQSRIDVALATRTSVDVDAVRWGRSDRAGAALAIDVVGTAGQVIRIDKSVAVFTSRDHAISEPLTAARREVEAMASAQRDAQEHRGEWRHVWRQLRLRVTLNAAHAGEQEATRREIRLHLFHVAQTLSRHTADADVGVPARGLHGEAYRGHVFWDELFVFPVLNLRMPELTRALLMYRYRRLPEARRRARELGFEGALFPWQSGSDGREETAPANFNPHSGRWVPDHSWRQHHVTLAVGYNVWQYYQVSGDRNFLASYGAEMLVDIARFWVSRVEEDPRSGRFHLRRMMGPDEFHDGYPDRPGEGIDDNAYVAIMTSWLLRAVLRAHAVLGARDDDQWEHLGVTEHELQRWDTVSRHLFVPFLDDGMLAQFDGYGALPDLDLDEYRRTYGDISRLDLLLEAEGDSAHRYRVSKQADVLMLFYVLSAEELTEILHRLGYAFDPRSIPATIAHYLARTTHGSSLSRVVHAWVQVRGDRHASWHLLRDALGADIRDIHPGTTREGIHLGAMAATVDILQRCYFGVQVRDDVLILHPQLPDAISRLSTRLRYRGHRLELAATHTALELRAHGGSPEPVTILIDDARHTLVPGESITVRRPRPGVRGDTATPHA
- a CDS encoding dodecin family protein; translation: MSQVAKITTLSSRSELSFEDAVRGGVERAAATLRHVSGAWVKEQTVEVREGSIVAFQVVLEVTFVLEDSDD
- a CDS encoding AI-2E family transporter — its product is MGGDRAGGNAAHVGDSGGGRSGGMRRTVALLDRPLLTGFLVTLGVLGALVLGAALGSISTIVVSIVLAMFLALGLDPIVRVFERRRVHRGAAIAIVFGGFLLLTAAFVVFVLPPIVGQVGQLVRSASRAVSEISTSAWFAQLGEDAQATVTALLNAWADWLSDPATIGAIGGGAWAVGVGIVTTITSTFIVVALTLYFLAALDDIKEAFFSLAPARSRPRLRDMTERITSSVGHALIGSVILSSFNAAAVFILHVVIGLPFAALMTVVAFVLTLIPLFGSIIFWIVGSAVALFSSPTQALIFAIAYLIYIQLESYVISPRVMNRAISVPAALVLIGALVGGTLMGVIGVLVALPIMASILLIIREIVVPRQNAKV
- a CDS encoding LuxR C-terminal-related transcriptional regulator; the encoded protein is MPIGHRHTLPPHAVDRRRLRAQLDAGLDSPLSLVVAPAGAGKTVLLSQWVRSRADHAVAWVDVTEADADPIAFSRHLVDALTSVAPHLQGPLAPVDTSDRRLGEALLEDLSTVLASAGRIIIVFDDLDRMSGSEVLTDLWRLVDQLPPNVHVVFASRVDLKLGWSRHRLQHNLVEIRQRDLAFDGATTAEVLQKITGRPVTEKTAERVRTRTEGWAVGVQLTALSLRFSADPERSVSALTETDRLVADYLSEEVLDAQDPPRRSAIMRIAAVDEFCAPLVDAILGADGAQLIADLEQDSMFLFPLSGRPGWYRFHRLFRDLLLLRLRARGPDVERQVLRAAARWSEEQDFVDDAIRYHLRARSWVAALDLVLTLRREVYEDFHVAKVVGWLEAVPEKERARRPQAELLLAMARGMSGHGVAAMDAFRGLLEEGNLSAGERLVAQTYLGACVQLAPPPEFFAQAAENALSALAQEPPDIEPPSLLGVTSRPLLNLVARASYGRALLLLGDLDAARQQLRLALEGEGAAYRPFRLHALGSLALTEAFSERMALAEELADSALSLAKEFRLLDHPAAGDAFLARAVASLGRGDGETGAAALAEGRVRAASDQRTQLLWLAHLASVMLGAEESSLPTSPLAAPPPPFVRHALTALAHRRARLRGMPSRPTWTASTWSVIAFEEIAGLLTTGDAPVAARRLAQFEPPGESSPAVAVERDLLLGWAHALAGQPAQARSHLQAALALAASGRLLFPFAAAGPEVARLLEALPGPADEFRRLAVHAARAAGAAPARGQLVEHLTHRERELLAYLPTRMTFADIAAHSYVSVNTVKTHVGHIYRKLGVTGRDEAIERAADLGLIEVGEIARIG